Genomic window (Arachis hypogaea cultivar Tifrunner chromosome 13, arahy.Tifrunner.gnm2.J5K5, whole genome shotgun sequence):
tggtttaaaagaggtttttacttgtttgcctagttGACAagtgttcttgtatggatacctaGGGGGAGAGATCGGTCTCTGGGAATCGACACCGAGTTGTTATCTTCGGTGCCGACCTTTGAGCTTTGTGGTAATCCGAGCTTTACTCCAAGAGGATCTCCAATCGCATAGAGCTTTGAGCAAGAAATAGGGGGGAgtatacctgcaaaggcactccgaagcttaagtcagtattgagaattcaatgtgtcTTTTAGAATAGAAGATCATACCTTTTGTAGGTGAAAATGTGCAAGTCGGTTATGTTTCTGCTTTATTGCCTGTATTAAAGAGCAATGATGATGGTGAAATGTTAAGCTGGACGTTTCACTTTTAGAAAGTAGCCCTTTAAGCCGAATTATAACGTAGGCTGCCGATTAATAATTGTAATGCCGATTAATAGAGTAACGCCGAATTATGATGCATTCTGCTGAGTTATGACTCATAAAGCCGAGTTATGAGTTGATATTTGTAACGGCCGGATcaacaagcatcacaagtaatatccttatcaaatttaatgtttggaattcctctaaccaagtttttcttaacaagcttagaaatttggtacatgcttgcatgacccaatttcttatgccatagccatttttcagatttaaGTGAGGTAAAACATGTCACATTTTGATCTTTTAgatcctcaagagtcaatccatacacattattacaccttttagcttcaaacaaaatatccccagttttttcacaaacaactaaacaaaccaattttctaaaaataacttcatatccaagatcacataattggCTAATACTTAGTAAATTGTGTTTCAGCCCATCAACAAGTAGAACATCatttataaaagaagaaaaactttTATCAACTTTGCCTATtgccactatctttcctttgccattatcactgaaagtgacaaaccctccatcatattcatcaagcttaatgaagaaggttgcctttccggtcatatgcctagagcatccactatccatgtaccacatattgtccttctgctttggatgctaggcacacctgttcaacgtgatctgccatgagacatggttgGGACTTGGTTTttgattcttcatcatcttctgagtcgttttccaagtcctcccaagaggccatcagtcctttcttctttcccttctttggttTCTCTTCCTTCATCAACttaggacaatcagatttgaaatggcCAGTCTCTTTGCAGTTGTAACAGATCACCTTGCTGAAATCTTTCTTTTGTTTCCTAGAGCTGCTTCCCTTGCTTCTTTCCTTAAGTTTaaccatttttctgaattttttggcaaacaaaacaaattcattttcaaaggagttatcactggattcatcatccagagggttagaaACAGATGTGAGAgctattccttttctttttgaatcttttttcaaataagtgttttcaaaagcaagtaaattttcTCTCAAGTCATCATATGTCATAGTATCAAGACCACTACTCTTAGATATTATCAATGCCTTTGTTtaccactcttttgtgagacatcccaaaactctcctcacaagcacagattcaggatacttaatccccatagcatccaagccaacaatgatggtgttgaatctttcaaacatttcatctattgattctccttccttcattgagaacatttcatattctctgttcagCATATATATCCTGGTCTTCTTCactatggtggttccttcatgagtgacttgaagtttgtcccagatttcttttgccgttgtgcatcgtgatacccgtcggtattcctcgaagctgattgcacagttgagcaagttgatagccttggcattgagctccaccttctttctgtcttcttcggtccaactagcttctggtttaagagagattactccttcagcacttgtggtgGTTGAAAATTGAGGACCCTCCAAGATGATCTTTCACAGTTTGTAATCTACTGCTTGTacaaaaatcttcattctctccttccaataggtgtagTTCTTCCCATTGAAAATGGGAGGTttgttgcttgactgtccttctgtcagattgtaggacaccaGGTTTGAGCCACTGTTCTCTGCCATCtagatcttttctccaagctataaagcttgatctctttgagaccaagctctgataccaattgatggtttatcagtggctaagagaaagggggttgaatcttagcccattttTCGCTTAATAACTCTTGCTGTCCTTTTATCACACTTGAGGagatatttcttgtttttgtctcgtgcttagtcaagagactttttctttttgtctcgtaaccagctaagagatatttttcagttttgtctctaatgcagcagaaacagaaatggagtagaagagagagaaaatcacaccaagatgtatcttggttcagctgctaagtgcaatgcagcctacatccagtctccatcacaacaatgatggaattttcactataatcattattacatacaccaattctccctaggaactacccttcctatccgggacaagttcATAATCTAACtctaatcctgaacttgacttggtaacccaccaaactttcaactgctaagtgctaacccaacttgtaaggggattcccacagaatcatgaaacacaactcttttccttgcttcaagccctgactattctcccttatttatagaaggggaagcctccaaggttgaaactcTTGAACCGAGctaatcatcttcttcttcaagtaAAAAccagttcggccagagagagaggagagataaccgtatgtaaaacccaacatgcaattacctctatgTCTTCTCTtgtcaccaatcttcatcaatccgggccttccatcttgacttgcactccaagaaggattcctagcccttgatgagttcttgatgatgatagcTCCATCTGCTCTAGCTTCTGCCtcttcctccacgtagctacagtagctaccttctgtggtggttgatcaaaagtagagacgagccatgcttccaaggatcttcttcctctgaccgaagTGGATCTCTACCATTTTTTGTATGGAGAGCTTGAGATCACTTCACCACATCTTACCTTTTTTGGTAAAAATCTCAGCCACACCATACttcagattttctttttcttgatgccATCATCACAATGGCCTTGCCactagcttcttcttctttctgatAGCTTGTCTTAGCTTCCATATTTTCTAGGGTGTTCGCGGTgtggtttggttcgattttaaGAGAAAAAATCATCAGATCCAAACgcttaatttatgtgcggtgcggtttggatcggtttggatttgcggttttttaaataaaaaaattaaatacatataacaagtctcaacatcaaattttaaataatcaacaatgacataacaagtcttaacaatatcttaaaaagccaacaacaacataacaatagaaataaaattataggtttgttaaaataaataaataaataatattttgaacataaaatatttattaaataataataatacatgaataatagaaaaatatataacaaattgaacatgttataagtataattgtaaatataataataaaataataatattatagcacattgtgcggtttggattggattggatcggttatgaaaagtagatccgaaatccgatccaatccagcggtttgcaaaaaatagaatccaatcaaattcgaattagtgcggttttaatcggttttcgATTTGGATCGGTTTGAATTTGAACACCCCTAATATTTTCTGTGAAGTGACCGAAACAGAGATGAGAGAAAGGAGATAGAAGAGAGAGAATTTGAAACACTTTTAATGTAACTAGGAAAGATAATGAAATGAATTTAGTTTCCTTCTTCCCTTTTGCTTAGTAGCGTGTGTCATTAATGAGAGCAATCAAATCAATTGctatttctctctcatgttttcaATGTCTGCATTAACTCCACTTAacaaaaatttgaattccatcaaaTGAAGGATGTAGTATCCATGGAAGCATGCAAAGTtctctctttctcaatttttcaATTCGGACGAAGCCCTTTGGTCTTGCATCAAAATGTCATTTTGGGCTTGTTTGTATTTATTCTGGCCCAATTAACATAACCATAATTCAGCCACTTAATATAACAATTAATGCACAAGGCTGAATATATTTTCTTAGCACAATTGGGTTTTGATTTGCTTTTATGCCCAATATCCATAATCTGtataataacaaaattattaatcaatacatatgaattaaatcaaattaataactTTGCAATTAGTtacattaataatgtttgatcatcactaatttaatttggagttttctaaactcatcattttttaataaaaataagcttttaaaaatatttttgtgttttgcagatatatccgatatccgatccgatctgatccgcaaatgtgcggatcagATTGGATCAGATCCAACCTTAAAAATTGCAAATATTGGATCCGATCTGATAATTTTAGTGTGGATCAAATCGAAATTTTAGTCatatccgatccaatccgatccgcgTTCACCCTTACTAGTAATTCTtcaaaaagaaaaatggcaaTAACAAGATAAAACTAgtgaaagaatgaaaaaaaagaagagagatgaGGCATGAATATAGACACATGCATACAAATGTCTTAAAATGGTAGAAAATGACCATAAAATATACGaacataaaatttcaaataactaCAAGAGGATCGAGAAGAGTATATAAGAGACTTCAAATTCTAATTATAATTACATAATACATGTAATATATAATAggattattatctttttaaattatattattaatttattaattgtatTCTAATTTTCATTTGTattctttgtttttagttgcatattttttatttatatatttaaaaagcattctaacaactatttatttattttcataataagtgatatttttaaatttaaataattattaattaatttatatttattatattatcattcaaatatttattcaaaaaataatattaatataatgaatatcataataataaaaaataaaaagtcatttaaaaaaaaatattatatgaaatttttttttataataaatagatTCTTGATCAATTTAACATCAAAATGACATTATTTGTTTaagtaaacaaaaataaatagatTTTTGATCAATTTGACCGTAACAACATATACTAAATAGATAAAATTTGTTACGAGTTAACCATAGAAATAATAAGAAAATCGTCctgtttaataaaaaatatagtcaGTGATTGAAGtgaatctttattttttgtaAGAGATCCGTTATTTTTcgtaaaatacacaaaaaaacatattaatattttagtgactaataatatatattagagACTGTCTTTCATTTGTTTATTAGATGTGAGCTCTTTTGGCAGGTATTGGGTGCTTGACTGTTTGCGCTTGGGAGGAGTTGGACGATGCTAGGCTCACTAAAGCAACACTTTAAAAATTGGACATCTGCTTTAGAGAGAAAGGCTGAGAAAAACGGTGGTTCATTGAATTCTTTGCTGTTCTTTAGACTATTTGGCAGGAAAGAAATGacagaattttcacaaataacgTCTCAAGTATGATGGACATTATAAAGAGGTCCTTTAGTTTTTTCGATGACTGGTATGGAGGTGAACTCCTTAATTATTGATAGCAATACTGAAAGTGACTAGAAGTTGTTAGGTACTTTGAGATGTAAGCTAATATTGTGTTGGTTTTCATGTTTTTTTACTCCACCTTATTGTGttgagatttttttaattatatatatatatatatatatatatatatatatatatatatatatatatatattgtttcttAAAAGCTTGataagctttcttagttatttgaGATTACACaacaagtttttaaattaaacacATTCAACTTATCCTCTCTCTGTTTCTTGTACATTATTGTTAACAATTAGAGATAGCaccttcttatttttttatattttttgcacATACTCACTTCTGAATGTGAGTATGTGTCTTTCTGACTTTGTGGCTTTTTTTTGCTTTAGAACGaaaaatttcttaacaataaaaaaaaaccttgataaatttagccaaaaaattcatgaaaaattgCGAAACATAAAAACatgaatataaattttaaattctaatccaTACGCCGCTTATTACATAAAACTTAACATAAGAAGGTTTATAGTTATATGTAAAATGtatgataaaatatttatactatggtagctataatattttaaaaaatattattaaaattaaagtaatatttttttattatttaataatattttttaatttaaaaaataaaagaaaattattactaaaatgtaaaaaaaaaaataacactttaATTTTAACCAcacttatataattaatatagctACCAAAACATTTTGAAGCTACCATTTGCGATATTAAAGAAGGGCTGCGAAACTGTCCAAAGAATCATATTCCAAGTTGCCACATCCGACCTCCCAATAATATTCTGAAGCATATTCTGAATTATATTGATATTCTGGTTTTCGCTCCTTAACAAGGAAAAGAGATGCTTCTTTTTTGCAGTGCTTGCCTTTCAAATGCGTTTGAAAAGACCATATCTGCTGATTGatcccttctattttcttctcatcatttttaattttggtttctagtgcccatattttcttgttcaacTCCATAAGCTCATTAAGTATAAACTATTTGAACCAAATTCAACAAGACATATGTGAGAGTGTAAGCCATAAATAATTTTGGAGCTAAATTAAAGAAACaaggaaaaacaacaaaaacTAACTATTTAGTTTAATGattcttttgaaaaatttaaaactaataaaCAAAGACTACCTAgggtttagttaatatatattaaaatgattattagtagaagttttaaaattttgtttttaacatgtgcatatatatatatatatatatgaaaaattcaataattttaaagGCATCAAAATGaaaggagaaatagaataagataAAACTAGGAAATAGCGTATGTGAAATTCTAACCTTGACTTCGTTTTTCAAACATTCTCTCAAGTCATCACATGTGGtctcctttttcacttttttcaattcttgaagaattctgtCATAGTTATGCCTGTAAGGATTCTTAATAATGTCGTAGTTCCTCCATCCTGCCTGACGTAACTTTTGAAAGGTTCCATAGAAACCATATAAGTGTTACATTATTATTAACCTTAAAAAAGTGTAGCTAACTAAAATTAATGtgaaactattttaataatttgacaacacttgttaattttatcataattttatattttgcttTTAGATATTCTTTTAAGTATTGACGAAGTTTCAGTTAATACAATCATTATAATCATAACCACCGTTAAATgtactctttctctctttctgtatatatattagatggaaaagtatagggtaccaacatattatctgccaatttattgtcaataataattaattattatattttaaacacatatataaaaagacacatccagaaaatatatctataaagacacttctattaaacacagctataaaaaagacatttttattagacacatccacaaagacacttctattaaacacagttataaataagagttggcagaaattgGCAGAAAGGTAGCGGGATTGATATTAGATAAaggaatataaatattttaattttagataaattaaACTAACGTACTTAATTACGTGCAATTGTTGCATTGTTTGTTTGTTCACTTTACAACGCAAGGgcaaaagaaggaaaggaaaataACAATTATACTTTGAGATATTAGATTACAAAAATATTAGATGAATCCTGTAAATCAattactttatatttatatatatttatacctGTTATTTAtgtacattttttaaaaaaaatatcaacgaCTAAAATAATCATACTTTTTATGAATATCCAAAATTAAGCATAACTTTACTTTTATACTTTTGATCCTATTTTTGCTAAATTTaatatgattattttatttatgactaTGAATAAAGTTtggttatattaattataaaattcaaatacaacgattaatatatgtgaaattggttttTTATGAGTTAATATTCAAAACCCGTTCATGAAAGATTAATTATATTTGGGTGTTTGAAGAATTAGAAAAGAATAGAAGTTTCAAAGTCCTTCCTTCCCTTCACTATCCCTCATTGATGAAGTTAAAATTACTATCTTCATAAATTCAACATCTCATATTCTCATTCCACCTCGAACTCTCCTCTTGTTAGACACACATACACACTAATTTTTTGGTGGTTATAATATTTTGgcagtatttaaaaaattataattaaaattattaaaggtTACATCTTTAGTATTATTTGTCAatactttttaattaaaaaaaataagaaataaaatgtttggtcatataaaaaaatatttttaaataataaaaagtattacCCTAATTTATTTTAACTATACTTTTCAAGTATTGTCAAAATTTCATAACCATCATGAAATTTCATaaccattatatatttatattcattgTCTTAACTACTCTTAATTAGGGGTGAAAAAAGGTTAGACAGTCTGTTAGGAATTTGTAGTTTGGCCTGTATTTGGCCCGACCTGCCTGACTTGTTATAAAATAAGTATAtgttcaaatttttataaaagccTTGTTATATTAATAGTCCAGGTCCAAGTTCACTAATTAGTCTTATAGGCCTGTCAGGCTTGTTTGGGCCTGttaatacataattacatatataaataattttttattattaaaaaaatatgagatattttaaatttattatatttaattataaatagttttgtatattttaaatactttaaaatttaaattttttataaatattaaatatcacatattacatataaatatgtttattaaaaaataaaatttttaaataatatttttatttttataaaaaaaattatcaggtcTTTTAACAGGTTTCAGGTCAAGCCAAGCTAAATAACAGGTCAGGcttaatactttaaaaaaaagcCTATAGCAAGCAGGCCAGACTCAGGACAATTGACTACATTAGAGACCAAACCTATTAAGAACAAAATCTGACCTAGTCTAGTCTGTTTCCACCCCTACTCCTAATGCAAACAAagtcttgttaattttttttcttatatttattttacttttcgtTTGTTCACCGTTTACCAATTAATATGGTTATCAACTTATCATTATCAATAAAAAGTTAATTAATGTTgtttgaattttataaataaattaaatatttacttgggcttaaataaaatttaaaaatagccaTTTATTTAAAATCCAAGGGATTGATGACGCCAATATTACTTCatctaaaataaaacaaaatctaTAAGAAGAGTTCTGAACTTACAAATATTCTAATAAGTTCTTCAGTCAAATCTAAAATTGAAGTAGTATCGTCTGATTCTCTCAGCTGCTGCTGGCTCACATTTATCTTCCTTAAGACTGATTTTTCTTGAGTCAAAATTTTGCTTTTGTGTAACATCTTCTTCAATGTCAACTGAAGTCACACATTGGCCGAAAAGagtaaaaagttaaataaaatttgaaagattATATTTTTtcgggtatatatatatatatatatatatatatatatatatatatatatattatatatatataaaagtagtatttttctttctttcttttttttatgaataGTAATTTGTGATGTACAATATAAACAATTTCTTATGTGCTCATTAAagtttattatgttattattatcataaaatagaatataactgatactttaatatatatatatatatatatgttagagaatttatttttttcgacTAACATCAataattaacatttttaaaaattaatttatttatcttaaattttaaattttaaatcacaaACACTTAAATTTATATTCTAATAAATTATAAACCTTAAAAAAAGTTAGCTAATTTtagttaactaaaaattaatttcctatagtaactattatattatcttaaaaagtattgctaaaattaaaataatatttttttattattttaaatacttttttaatttaaaaataaaaattaatattaccaaaatattaaaaatatatgactttaattttaataatatttatgtaaCTAGGATAGTCATCAAAATATTTTCACAGAAAGATgatgataaaatttaaataggTGTAAAAAATACGGCAcacaaatataatttaatttgttagtgATATATTAGATGATTATAAGATTCTTTTAATTAGGAAGACGTACAAGGGCTAATTTTTTTGGTAATGGATTGGAGAGGTGTGTTATACATAGTTATGGAGAATTGGTGTATTTTTTATGGATATggagataattatttttttttaaattagaaactaCAAATCGAAGACTCAGATTTGGATAGGAGTAGAAAACTGAGGGTCAAATTTTGGGTAGAGTAAAAAATTGAACCTCAGTTTTTGGTAGAGATAGAAAATAAGTTTtgagtaaaaaaacaaaaaaaaaataaaaatttctcaaATTGGAGGATTTGATTTAcatgtttcaaaaattttttaacattaaaGTACAAATATGAAGGTCAGATTTCTGATcatccatataaaaaaaaagttaaaaacacaCCAACTCTCCACATTATTTAAAAATACCACCACaatctcaataataaaaataaaaagtgcacGTACAAGTT
Coding sequences:
- the LOC112737818 gene encoding uncharacterized protein, with the translated sequence MDRKEENEFDQKHAYKQALPFCIVKIFPKDSFRMNNCKEVLSLFLEKDDEQSFQISEKIRNKVLGREKLFQRINDSKDSIEYINRSIEEKVWILRVLYETLDDLLSSEIKFRGEELLTLKKMLHKSKILTQEKSVLRKINVSQQQLRESDDTTSILDLTEELIRIFLRQAGWRNYDIIKNPYRHNYDRILQELKKVKKETTCDDLRECLKNEVKFILNELMELNKKIWALETKIKNDEKKIEGINQQIWSFQTHLKGKHCKKEASLFLVKERKPEYQYNSEYASEYYWEVGCGNLEYDSLDSFAALL